The DNA segment AGTATTTATCCACATTCATTCGCGACATGGATGGTACCATTGTCGGTATCCGCTATGACATCATCGATTATGTCTGCTAGGACAGCGTATTCTTCGTTTTTAATTCAGCCATTACATGCGCTTTCAAGCTTCATTTGATCGGACCTGCAGGATCGTGCATTAACTATTCGCTAACCATAATCCCAATTGTTTCATTCCAGCACGGTTAACCATTCGCATTTTCGCCACGTTGTTGTCATGATTAATCGACTGTTACATTTCGGGACGCCGGACCTTTCGCGGAGGCAAACGCGCGAAGAGACTGCGTACGGCTTATGCGAATGGCGATGTGGGGCACATGACTTCCAATCTGACGGCGGCTTTTTTCTTCAAGGGATTGCGCGTTGCAGCCATCCCGATGCTTTGCGTCGGGCTGACGGCTTGCGGATCGACGACCAGCGTCGCTAAGGGCAAGCCGCGCAGCAAGGAATATTTTGCTGAATCGATCTACGGCGTGAAGGCCAGTCCGCGCGTTGTCGCCGAGGGGAAGAGCGTTCCCAAGGGCGGCGGCCGCTATCAGGTCGGCAAGGCCTATCAGGTCAAGGGCAAGTGGTACCAGCCGAAAGAGGATTTCGGCTATAACAAGACCGGCATGTCGTCCTGGTATGGCTCCGCGTTCCATGGCCGCCTGACGGCGAATGGCGAAGTCTACGACAAATATCATCTGTCGGCTGCCCATCCGACTTTCCCGCTGCCAAGCTATGCCCGCGTCACCAATCTTGAAAACGGCACTTCCGTCGTGGTCCGGGTCAATGATCGCGGTCCCTATGAATACGGGCGGATCATCGACGTCTCGTCGAAGACAGCCGACTTTCTCGATATGAAGCGCAAGGGCAGTGCCCAGGTTCGCGTCCAGTATATCGGCAAGGCGCCGCTCGAGGGCAATGACATGCCCTATCTAATGGCATCCTATGTGAAGAAGGGTGACCGCAGCCCGAACGCATTCCCAGAAGGCCAGATCGCCTCCGGTGTCATGGTCGCGTCGAACGAGCCGCTGCGCAAACAGGCTGGCAATCTCGGCACGCTGACCATACCGTCGAAATCCAACATGGAGATGGGCGTGCCGGTTACGGCGCTCGCCGAAGCTGCAACGCCGCGTGCGTCATCGGCAGGGCTTGATGCCTTCGCAATGCTGCCGGAGATCGGTCCGATCCCGCGCGAACGGCCGGACTATATCCCGATGCCGAATGGCAATATGGCCTACGCGGCCGCCTATGTCGAAGCGCGTGTCAGCGATTCCGACACCGCCTTCGATGCCATTCTCGTTGATCAAAACCCTTTGACGCCGAATTCGATCGTCGAATACGCCAAGCGCAAGACCGTCCTGCGTTAGAACTCGTACGATCAATGAGGCTCTAACGTCTCATCCCGATCCTTCG comes from the Pararhizobium qamdonense genome and includes:
- a CDS encoding septal ring lytic transglycosylase RlpA family protein, encoding MTSNLTAAFFFKGLRVAAIPMLCVGLTACGSTTSVAKGKPRSKEYFAESIYGVKASPRVVAEGKSVPKGGGRYQVGKAYQVKGKWYQPKEDFGYNKTGMSSWYGSAFHGRLTANGEVYDKYHLSAAHPTFPLPSYARVTNLENGTSVVVRVNDRGPYEYGRIIDVSSKTADFLDMKRKGSAQVRVQYIGKAPLEGNDMPYLMASYVKKGDRSPNAFPEGQIASGVMVASNEPLRKQAGNLGTLTIPSKSNMEMGVPVTALAEAATPRASSAGLDAFAMLPEIGPIPRERPDYIPMPNGNMAYAAAYVEARVSDSDTAFDAILVDQNPLTPNSIVEYAKRKTVLR